The following coding sequences lie in one Scatophagus argus isolate fScaArg1 chromosome 9, fScaArg1.pri, whole genome shotgun sequence genomic window:
- the LOC124065046 gene encoding sterol regulatory element-binding protein cleavage-activating protein isoform X3 → MLAFSSVVSQVCRSLDAPRRTVLSRAVLPNGWELTPSTKMTLREQLREKISAAFYRHGLLCASYPVPIILFTSASILTCCYPLLRLPLPGTGPVEFTTGVRDYSVPSHEPQGDLGEQPDWYRGPPVAYIQQVLVKAAVSPWDSSLVPVDVFRSPLGRAFSLLEEIRNHVHSDSSGIRSLESLCLQVTGLFPGLRRMQSVLPEHGCLLVSPGNYWQNQRELFDSDPDLLKTIQKHEPKGLHTSATLRDLLFGVPGKYTGVSHYNRKRVVTYTITVVLSSYDAGFLGSLRARLKQLHPSANCSLRDDHMVHVHFKEEIGIAELIPLVTTYIILFAYIYFSTRKIDMVKSKWGLALAAVVTVLSSLLMSVGLCTLFGLTPTLNGGEIFPYLVVVIGLENVLVLTKSVVSTPVDLEVKLRIAQGLSNESWSIMKNMATELCIILIGYFTLVPAIQEFCLFAVVGLVSDFFLQMFFFTTVLSIDIRRMELADLNRRLPAEAGLPPPKPGPLRPREVPPPPRPSPHTITLQTPAFRNLRLPKRLRVVYFLARTRLAQRIIMAGTVIWIGILVYTDPAGIRTYLAAQVSEQSPLGDHGGGGLPPHLGVAPVFRGGDPTSTLSIHPAPDPTPLPENQSQGHHGSARAGPLPQAPPAVPQITWGAEDEEGWRRLSFRHWPSLFSYYNITLAKRYISILPIIPVTVHLSPQEAIEARHPQDTRHPPPPIPKASADLQTDLTLYKVAALGLAAGVLLVLLLFCLYRVLCPRNYGQNGVAHGRRRRGDLPCDDYGYSPPVSEISPLLLRGHSMDIECLASDGMLLASCCLAGQIRVWDAQTGDCLTVIPNHGLRRSSSSGCWEQRDGWDSMSGAAESECLGSEAGGACVAGDGLSEEEGYPLRRRAAPARPTLFTDQPDLTPLIDTNFTSQPPSHLSTPPRGGFDFGGLVERAYMEHEPPSPSTYPSPSSASSSPPSGAHLQRRPSLGDTAAFLAQERACTVGTQATADWESSVWAMELRGNLIAAGRSSGKLELWDAVEGSLRCSNEDGVSGITALAFLNNRIVAARLNGSLDFFTVEINKPLCLLQYRGAPGRGSMPTSPCYSSEDVISCQLTRSVQCAHQKPITVLRAAAGRVVTGSQDHTVRIYRLEDSCCLFTLQGHSGGITAIYIDQTMVLASGGQDGAICLWDVLTGSRVSHVYGHRGDVTSLVCTTSCVISSGLDDLICIWDRSTGIKLYSIQQEVGCGASLGVISESLLVTGGQGCVSFWDLNFGDLLQTVYLGQSSDGQGVRQLLVLDNAAIVCDFGSELSLVYVPSVLEKLD, encoded by the exons ctATCCGTTATTGAGGCTACCCCTGCCTGGGACAGGTCCTGTGGAGTTCACCACAGGGGTGCGAGACTACAGCGTCCCTTCCCATGAGCCTCAGGGAGACCTCGGAGAACAACCCGACTGG TATCGGGGTCCTCCGGTAGCCTATATCCAGCAGGTGCTGGTGAAGGCGGCGGTGTCTCCATgggacagcagcctggtgcCGGTGGATGTATTTCGGTCACCGCTGGGTCGAGCCTTTAGCCTGCTGGAGGAGATCCGCAACCATGTTCACTCTGACAG CTCCGGGATTCGTAGTCTGGAGTCGCTGTGTCTCCAGGTGACAGGTCTGTTTCCTGGGCTGCGGCGGATGCAGTCGGTGCTGCCAGAGCACGGCTGCCTGCTCGTTTCTCCTGGAAACTACTGGCAGAACCAGCGGGAGCTGTTTGACTCGGACCCCGACCTCCTCAAGACCATCCAGAAACATGAACCGAAAGGCCTGCACACCTCAGCCACGCTGCGAG atctGCTGTTTGGCGTCCCTGGAAAGTACACTGGCGTCAGTCACTACAACAGGAAGAGGGTGGTGACATACACAATCACTGTGGTGCTGTCCAGCTATGACGCAGG gttCCTGGGCAGCCTGCGGGCCCGTCTGAAGCAGCTCCACCCGTCGGCCAACTGCAGCCTGAGAGACGACCACATGGTTCACGTCCACTTCAAAGAGGAGATCGGCATCGCGGAGCTCATCCCCCTCGTCACCACATACATCATCCTTTTTGCCTACATCTACTTCTCCACAC GTAAGATCGACATGGTGAAGTCTAAGTGGGGTCTGGCTCTGGCTGCTGTGGTGACAGtcctcagctctctgctcaTGTCTGTGGGACTGTGCACCCTGTTTGGACTGACACCCACGCTCAACGGAGG GGAGATTTTTCCTTACCTGGTGGTGGTGATTGGCCTGGAGAACGTCTTGGTCCTCACCAAGTCTGTAGTGTCCACTCCTGTTGACCTCGAGGTCAAACTTCGCATAGCTCAGG GCCTTAGTAATGAGAGCTGGTCTATCATGAAGAACATGGCCACTGAACTGTGCATCATCCTCATTGGATATTTCACTCTGGTGCCAGCTATCCAG GagttctgtctgtttgctgttgtggGATTGGTGTCTGATTTCTTCCTGCAGATGTTCTTTTTCACGACAGTACTGTCTATTGACATCCGACGCATGGAG CTGGCTGACTTGAACCGCCGCCTACCAGCCGAAGCAGGACTACCACCACCAAAGCCTGGCCCGCTGCGTCCACGCGAGGTCCCCCCTCCACCCCGACCCTCCCCCCACACAATCACCCTGCAGACCCCAGCCTTCAGGAACCTGAGGCTTCCTAAGAGGCTACGTGTGGTGTACTTCCTGGCCCGCACACGCCTGGCTCAGCGCATCATCATG GCTGGCACTGTGATCTGGATCGGCATCCTCGTCTACACTGACCCAGCCGGAATACGCACCTACCTTGCTGCACAGGTGTCTGAGCAAAGCCCTCTGGGAGATCACGGAGGAGGGGGTCTGCCCCCTCACCTGGGAGTAGCCCCCGTCTTTCGGGGAGGAGATCCTACCAGCACCCTCAGCATCCACCCCGCACCAGATCCGACACCCTTACCTGAGAACCAATCACAGGGCCACCATGGCTCAGCCAGGGCAGGGCCCCTCCCCCAGGCTCCACCTGCTGTGCCCCAGATCACCTGGGGTGCTGAGGACGAGGAGGGCTGGAGGAGGCTCTCCTTTAGGCACTGGCCATCGCTCTTCAGCTACTATAACATCACTTTAGCTAAGAG GTACATCAGCATCCTGCCTATCATTCCCGTCACCGTTCACCTGAGCCCTCAGGAGGCCATTGAGGCACGACACCCTCAGGACACCAGACACCCTCCTCCACCCATTCCCAAAGCGTCTGCAGATCTGCAGACAGACCTCACCCTTTACAA GGTGGCAGCTCTGGGCTTGGCAGCAGGCGTCCTGCTGGTTTTGCTGCTCTTCTGTCTCTACCGGGTTCTCTGCCCACGTAACTATGGCCAGAATGGCGTCGCTCACGGGCGCCGACGCCGAGGAGACCTGCCCTGCGACGATTACGGCTACTCACCTCCCGTCAGCGAGATCTCACCTCTGCTGCTGAGGGGCCATAGTATG GACATCGAGTGTTTGGCCAGCGACGGGatgctgctggctagctgttgCCTGGCAGGACAGATTCGGGTTTGGGACGCCCAGACTGGTGACTGTTTGACCGTCATCCCAAATCACGG GCTCAgacggagcagcagcagtggctgcTGGGAGCAGCGCGATGGCTGGGACAGCATGAGCGGAGCGGCAGAGTCGGAGTGTTTAGGCTCTGAAGCTGGTGGTGCCTGCGTTGCTGGTGACGGCCTGTCCGAGGAGGAGGGCTACCCTCTGAGACGGCGCGCTGCTCCCGCCCGGCCGACCCTGTTCACCGACCAGCCCGATCTAACCCCGCTCATCGACACCAATTTCACCTCCCAGCCCCCTTCCCACCTCTCCACCCCACCCAGGGGAGGCTTCGACTTCGGAGGTCTGGTGGAGCGTGCCTACATGGAGCACGAGCCCCCTTCACCCTCCACCTACCCCTCAccttcctcagcctcctcctcaccGCCCTCAGGAGCTCATCTCCAGAGGAGACCCAGCTTAGGGGACACAGCTGCATTCTTAGCCCAAGAGAGAGCCTGCACAGTGGGGACGCAGGCGACAGCAGACTGGGAAAGTTCTGTGTGGGCCATGGAGCTGAGAGGAAACCTGATAGCTGCTGGGAGGAGCAGCGGCAAACTGGAG CTGTGGGATGCGGTCGAAGGGTCGTTACGCTGCAGTAATGAAGACGGGGTTTCTGGGATCACAGCTCTGGCCTTCCTCAACAACAG aatCGTAGCGGCTCGGCTCAACGGGTCATTAGATTTCTTCACCGTTGAGATCAACAAAcctctgtgtctgctgcagtACAGAG gtGCCCCTGGGCGCGGCAGCATGCCTACCTCTCCCTGTTACAGCAGCGAGGATGTGATCAGCTGCCAGCTCACGCGCTCCGTACAGTGCGCCCACCAGAAGCCAATCACGGTGCTGCGAGCGGCCGCCGGCAGGGTCGTCACCGGTAGCCAGGACCACACTGTCCGG ATTTATCGTCTGGAGGACTCGTGTTGCCTCTTCACCCTGCAGGGTCACTCTGGAGGGATCACAGCCATCTACATAGACCAG ACGATGGTTCTGGCGAGCGGCGGGCAGGACGGCGCCATCTGCCTGTGGGACGTCCTGACAGGTAGCCGCGTCAGCCATGTTTACGGTCACCGAGGCGACGTCACCTCGCTGGTCTGCACCACCTCTTGTGTCATCAGCTCGGGACTGGATGACCTCATCTGCATCTGGGACCGCAGCACCGGGATCAAGCTCTACTCCATACAGCAG GAGGTGGGTTGTGGTGCCAGTCTGGGAGTGATCTCTGAGTCTCTCCTGGTGACGGGGGGCCAGGGCTGCGTCTCCTTCTGGGACCTGAACTTTGGAGACCTGCTGCAGACAGTCTATCTGGGCCAGAGCAGCGACGGACAGGGCGTCAGGCAGCTGCTGGTGCTCGACAACGCCGCCATCGTCTGCGACTTCGGCAGCGAGCTCAGCCTGGTCTACGTGCCCTCTGTGCTGGAGAAACTAGACTGA
- the LOC124065046 gene encoding sterol regulatory element-binding protein cleavage-activating protein isoform X1 — translation MFPLLPGGRAKQSHTLSESRGEHYVNNRAPLKLKTASAAAFRGHKRPRTREIAWSPVSRSLDAPRRTVLSRAVLPNGWELTPSTKMTLREQLREKISAAFYRHGLLCASYPVPIILFTSASILTCCYPLLRLPLPGTGPVEFTTGVRDYSVPSHEPQGDLGEQPDWYRGPPVAYIQQVLVKAAVSPWDSSLVPVDVFRSPLGRAFSLLEEIRNHVHSDSSGIRSLESLCLQVTGLFPGLRRMQSVLPEHGCLLVSPGNYWQNQRELFDSDPDLLKTIQKHEPKGLHTSATLRDLLFGVPGKYTGVSHYNRKRVVTYTITVVLSSYDAGFLGSLRARLKQLHPSANCSLRDDHMVHVHFKEEIGIAELIPLVTTYIILFAYIYFSTRKIDMVKSKWGLALAAVVTVLSSLLMSVGLCTLFGLTPTLNGGEIFPYLVVVIGLENVLVLTKSVVSTPVDLEVKLRIAQGLSNESWSIMKNMATELCIILIGYFTLVPAIQEFCLFAVVGLVSDFFLQMFFFTTVLSIDIRRMELADLNRRLPAEAGLPPPKPGPLRPREVPPPPRPSPHTITLQTPAFRNLRLPKRLRVVYFLARTRLAQRIIMAGTVIWIGILVYTDPAGIRTYLAAQVSEQSPLGDHGGGGLPPHLGVAPVFRGGDPTSTLSIHPAPDPTPLPENQSQGHHGSARAGPLPQAPPAVPQITWGAEDEEGWRRLSFRHWPSLFSYYNITLAKRYISILPIIPVTVHLSPQEAIEARHPQDTRHPPPPIPKASADLQTDLTLYKVAALGLAAGVLLVLLLFCLYRVLCPRNYGQNGVAHGRRRRGDLPCDDYGYSPPVSEISPLLLRGHSMDIECLASDGMLLASCCLAGQIRVWDAQTGDCLTVIPNHGLRRSSSSGCWEQRDGWDSMSGAAESECLGSEAGGACVAGDGLSEEEGYPLRRRAAPARPTLFTDQPDLTPLIDTNFTSQPPSHLSTPPRGGFDFGGLVERAYMEHEPPSPSTYPSPSSASSSPPSGAHLQRRPSLGDTAAFLAQERACTVGTQATADWESSVWAMELRGNLIAAGRSSGKLELWDAVEGSLRCSNEDGVSGITALAFLNNRIVAARLNGSLDFFTVEINKPLCLLQYRGAPGRGSMPTSPCYSSEDVISCQLTRSVQCAHQKPITVLRAAAGRVVTGSQDHTVRIYRLEDSCCLFTLQGHSGGITAIYIDQTMVLASGGQDGAICLWDVLTGSRVSHVYGHRGDVTSLVCTTSCVISSGLDDLICIWDRSTGIKLYSIQQEVGCGASLGVISESLLVTGGQGCVSFWDLNFGDLLQTVYLGQSSDGQGVRQLLVLDNAAIVCDFGSELSLVYVPSVLEKLD, via the exons ctATCCGTTATTGAGGCTACCCCTGCCTGGGACAGGTCCTGTGGAGTTCACCACAGGGGTGCGAGACTACAGCGTCCCTTCCCATGAGCCTCAGGGAGACCTCGGAGAACAACCCGACTGG TATCGGGGTCCTCCGGTAGCCTATATCCAGCAGGTGCTGGTGAAGGCGGCGGTGTCTCCATgggacagcagcctggtgcCGGTGGATGTATTTCGGTCACCGCTGGGTCGAGCCTTTAGCCTGCTGGAGGAGATCCGCAACCATGTTCACTCTGACAG CTCCGGGATTCGTAGTCTGGAGTCGCTGTGTCTCCAGGTGACAGGTCTGTTTCCTGGGCTGCGGCGGATGCAGTCGGTGCTGCCAGAGCACGGCTGCCTGCTCGTTTCTCCTGGAAACTACTGGCAGAACCAGCGGGAGCTGTTTGACTCGGACCCCGACCTCCTCAAGACCATCCAGAAACATGAACCGAAAGGCCTGCACACCTCAGCCACGCTGCGAG atctGCTGTTTGGCGTCCCTGGAAAGTACACTGGCGTCAGTCACTACAACAGGAAGAGGGTGGTGACATACACAATCACTGTGGTGCTGTCCAGCTATGACGCAGG gttCCTGGGCAGCCTGCGGGCCCGTCTGAAGCAGCTCCACCCGTCGGCCAACTGCAGCCTGAGAGACGACCACATGGTTCACGTCCACTTCAAAGAGGAGATCGGCATCGCGGAGCTCATCCCCCTCGTCACCACATACATCATCCTTTTTGCCTACATCTACTTCTCCACAC GTAAGATCGACATGGTGAAGTCTAAGTGGGGTCTGGCTCTGGCTGCTGTGGTGACAGtcctcagctctctgctcaTGTCTGTGGGACTGTGCACCCTGTTTGGACTGACACCCACGCTCAACGGAGG GGAGATTTTTCCTTACCTGGTGGTGGTGATTGGCCTGGAGAACGTCTTGGTCCTCACCAAGTCTGTAGTGTCCACTCCTGTTGACCTCGAGGTCAAACTTCGCATAGCTCAGG GCCTTAGTAATGAGAGCTGGTCTATCATGAAGAACATGGCCACTGAACTGTGCATCATCCTCATTGGATATTTCACTCTGGTGCCAGCTATCCAG GagttctgtctgtttgctgttgtggGATTGGTGTCTGATTTCTTCCTGCAGATGTTCTTTTTCACGACAGTACTGTCTATTGACATCCGACGCATGGAG CTGGCTGACTTGAACCGCCGCCTACCAGCCGAAGCAGGACTACCACCACCAAAGCCTGGCCCGCTGCGTCCACGCGAGGTCCCCCCTCCACCCCGACCCTCCCCCCACACAATCACCCTGCAGACCCCAGCCTTCAGGAACCTGAGGCTTCCTAAGAGGCTACGTGTGGTGTACTTCCTGGCCCGCACACGCCTGGCTCAGCGCATCATCATG GCTGGCACTGTGATCTGGATCGGCATCCTCGTCTACACTGACCCAGCCGGAATACGCACCTACCTTGCTGCACAGGTGTCTGAGCAAAGCCCTCTGGGAGATCACGGAGGAGGGGGTCTGCCCCCTCACCTGGGAGTAGCCCCCGTCTTTCGGGGAGGAGATCCTACCAGCACCCTCAGCATCCACCCCGCACCAGATCCGACACCCTTACCTGAGAACCAATCACAGGGCCACCATGGCTCAGCCAGGGCAGGGCCCCTCCCCCAGGCTCCACCTGCTGTGCCCCAGATCACCTGGGGTGCTGAGGACGAGGAGGGCTGGAGGAGGCTCTCCTTTAGGCACTGGCCATCGCTCTTCAGCTACTATAACATCACTTTAGCTAAGAG GTACATCAGCATCCTGCCTATCATTCCCGTCACCGTTCACCTGAGCCCTCAGGAGGCCATTGAGGCACGACACCCTCAGGACACCAGACACCCTCCTCCACCCATTCCCAAAGCGTCTGCAGATCTGCAGACAGACCTCACCCTTTACAA GGTGGCAGCTCTGGGCTTGGCAGCAGGCGTCCTGCTGGTTTTGCTGCTCTTCTGTCTCTACCGGGTTCTCTGCCCACGTAACTATGGCCAGAATGGCGTCGCTCACGGGCGCCGACGCCGAGGAGACCTGCCCTGCGACGATTACGGCTACTCACCTCCCGTCAGCGAGATCTCACCTCTGCTGCTGAGGGGCCATAGTATG GACATCGAGTGTTTGGCCAGCGACGGGatgctgctggctagctgttgCCTGGCAGGACAGATTCGGGTTTGGGACGCCCAGACTGGTGACTGTTTGACCGTCATCCCAAATCACGG GCTCAgacggagcagcagcagtggctgcTGGGAGCAGCGCGATGGCTGGGACAGCATGAGCGGAGCGGCAGAGTCGGAGTGTTTAGGCTCTGAAGCTGGTGGTGCCTGCGTTGCTGGTGACGGCCTGTCCGAGGAGGAGGGCTACCCTCTGAGACGGCGCGCTGCTCCCGCCCGGCCGACCCTGTTCACCGACCAGCCCGATCTAACCCCGCTCATCGACACCAATTTCACCTCCCAGCCCCCTTCCCACCTCTCCACCCCACCCAGGGGAGGCTTCGACTTCGGAGGTCTGGTGGAGCGTGCCTACATGGAGCACGAGCCCCCTTCACCCTCCACCTACCCCTCAccttcctcagcctcctcctcaccGCCCTCAGGAGCTCATCTCCAGAGGAGACCCAGCTTAGGGGACACAGCTGCATTCTTAGCCCAAGAGAGAGCCTGCACAGTGGGGACGCAGGCGACAGCAGACTGGGAAAGTTCTGTGTGGGCCATGGAGCTGAGAGGAAACCTGATAGCTGCTGGGAGGAGCAGCGGCAAACTGGAG CTGTGGGATGCGGTCGAAGGGTCGTTACGCTGCAGTAATGAAGACGGGGTTTCTGGGATCACAGCTCTGGCCTTCCTCAACAACAG aatCGTAGCGGCTCGGCTCAACGGGTCATTAGATTTCTTCACCGTTGAGATCAACAAAcctctgtgtctgctgcagtACAGAG gtGCCCCTGGGCGCGGCAGCATGCCTACCTCTCCCTGTTACAGCAGCGAGGATGTGATCAGCTGCCAGCTCACGCGCTCCGTACAGTGCGCCCACCAGAAGCCAATCACGGTGCTGCGAGCGGCCGCCGGCAGGGTCGTCACCGGTAGCCAGGACCACACTGTCCGG ATTTATCGTCTGGAGGACTCGTGTTGCCTCTTCACCCTGCAGGGTCACTCTGGAGGGATCACAGCCATCTACATAGACCAG ACGATGGTTCTGGCGAGCGGCGGGCAGGACGGCGCCATCTGCCTGTGGGACGTCCTGACAGGTAGCCGCGTCAGCCATGTTTACGGTCACCGAGGCGACGTCACCTCGCTGGTCTGCACCACCTCTTGTGTCATCAGCTCGGGACTGGATGACCTCATCTGCATCTGGGACCGCAGCACCGGGATCAAGCTCTACTCCATACAGCAG GAGGTGGGTTGTGGTGCCAGTCTGGGAGTGATCTCTGAGTCTCTCCTGGTGACGGGGGGCCAGGGCTGCGTCTCCTTCTGGGACCTGAACTTTGGAGACCTGCTGCAGACAGTCTATCTGGGCCAGAGCAGCGACGGACAGGGCGTCAGGCAGCTGCTGGTGCTCGACAACGCCGCCATCGTCTGCGACTTCGGCAGCGAGCTCAGCCTGGTCTACGTGCCCTCTGTGCTGGAGAAACTAGACTGA